Proteins co-encoded in one Xyrauchen texanus isolate HMW12.3.18 chromosome 19, RBS_HiC_50CHRs, whole genome shotgun sequence genomic window:
- the LOC127659660 gene encoding cysteine-rich hydrophobic domain-containing protein 2-like, whose product MSVLLPNMADFDTIYELEEEDERIVSEEHLVRYCPEPVVMRGAGHITVFGLSNKFDTEFPSVLTGKVAPEEYKTSVNRVNACLKKNLPVNVKWLLCGCLCCCCTMGCSLWPVVCLNKRTRRSIQKLLEWENNRLYHKLGLHWKLSRRKCESNNMMEYVILIEFLPKYPIFRPD is encoded by the exons ATGAGCGTCCTACTGCCCAACATGGCGGACTTTGATACCATTTATGAGTTAGAAGAAGAAGATGAGAGAATTGTGAGTGAAGAGCATCTTGTCAGATATTGCCCCGAGCCTGTGGTCATGCGTGGGGCTGGTCACATCACCGT GTTTGGACTAAGCAACAAATTTGACACAGAATTCCCTTCTGTTCTCACAGGAAAG GTTGCACCAGAGGAGTACAAGACGAGTGTCAATCGAGTAAATGCATGTTTGAAGAAGAATCTTCCAGTAAATGTGAAATGGTTGCTTTGCGGCTGCCTGTGCTGTTGCTGTACTATGGGCTGCAGTTTGTGGCCTGTCGTGTGCCTAAACAAGAGG ACACGAAGATCCATTCAGAAATTGTTAGAATGGGAAAACAACAGATTATATCACAAG TTGGGGCTACACTGGAAACTGAGCAGGAGAAAATGCGAGAGCAACAACATGATGGAATAT GTTATTCTTATAGAATTCTTACCAAAATATCCTATATTCAGACCTGACTAA